A stretch of Paenibacillus peoriae DNA encodes these proteins:
- the gpr gene encoding GPR endopeptidase, whose amino-acid sequence MDLDLQKYAVRTDLALEARELAERDQPVPLAGISENVEEDDGIKITRLDVLNEEGANRIGRVQGHYVTLEVPGLREGDTGLQQRVAIAFAKEMEHFIQKIGISNTAKVLVVGLGNWNVTPDSLGPLVVENLMVTRQFFELTPDQINPGYRDVSAIAPGVLGITGIESSEIVQGIVDRTKPELIIAIDALASRSLERVNTTIQVADIGIHPGSGIGNKRRGITKDIMGVPCIAIGVPTVCYASTIVNNVIELMKTHFTKEKASTKAILGMLDDISEPERLGLVREVLQPLGHDLIVTPKEIDEFIEDIANIIATGLNAALHEAVDPGNVAAYTH is encoded by the coding sequence ATGGATCTGGATTTGCAGAAGTACGCGGTACGCACGGATTTGGCATTAGAGGCAAGAGAATTGGCCGAACGGGATCAGCCTGTACCTCTGGCGGGCATCAGTGAGAACGTGGAGGAAGATGACGGAATCAAAATCACACGGCTGGATGTACTGAATGAAGAAGGAGCCAACCGTATTGGGCGGGTACAAGGGCATTACGTCACACTGGAAGTACCCGGCTTGCGTGAAGGCGATACGGGGCTCCAGCAACGTGTAGCTATTGCATTTGCAAAAGAAATGGAGCATTTTATACAAAAAATAGGGATTTCTAATACGGCAAAGGTACTGGTGGTAGGTCTGGGCAACTGGAACGTCACTCCCGATTCACTGGGTCCGCTTGTCGTTGAGAATTTGATGGTGACTCGTCAATTTTTTGAACTGACACCTGATCAAATCAACCCGGGCTATCGGGATGTGAGCGCAATTGCGCCGGGCGTCCTGGGTATTACGGGGATTGAGTCCAGTGAAATCGTTCAAGGCATCGTGGATCGCACAAAGCCAGAACTGATTATTGCCATTGACGCACTGGCGTCACGTTCACTGGAGCGTGTCAATACGACCATTCAGGTGGCCGATATCGGGATACATCCGGGTTCAGGTATTGGCAACAAGCGGCGCGGTATCACCAAGGATATTATGGGTGTTCCGTGTATCGCTATCGGCGTTCCAACGGTATGCTACGCTTCGACCATTGTCAATAACGTAATTGAACTGATGAAAACACATTTTACCAAAGAAAAGGCTTCTACAAAAGCAATCCTGGGGATGCTGGACGATATTTCAGAACCTGAGAGACTTGGGCTGGTGAGAGAGGTACTGCAACCGCTGGGACATGATCTGATTGTGACTCCTAAAGAAATCGATGAATTTATTGAAGATATCGCGAACATCATTGCTACTGGATTGAACGCTGCTCTGCACGAAGCTGTGGATCCTGGCAATGTCGCCGCATATACGCATTAA
- a CDS encoding anti-sigma factor, with amino-acid sequence MKCGEEVMDWMQRYVDHELGEEETSQLMNHIATCPDCAEKFLILQTLSRELEELPAVSPAFSLVDSIMPQLDAIDRAREEQGSALQEMQPVAVEPGPVPRQRTQPIPWWNRMAGRAAMGVAAAAVVLGIVVFNFEPKTVQDAEGILTTQSPEVTNPQNQTETFPGTANGSGGHDAAIGSDSTKQPSEQGQETDASQPPADKDPGLSKQGATNTDDEKNSSKRDAGKRDDQRAGEEDLTKSAPAEHSSRQDEGQGQLRTDRQVTKENPSAGDAPKSEDKQLSQEKSDQSTIAPDEQLEPKMEKAPLAGTGTAQDDNNGNTSTNDSSSSLSQDLKVQDRIASNETSKEATSRSITKDSGNALGTDSSNAASNDQQSSVSQDPVRKEGFVSNSLVSPDNNNASNYSAQSASTDQLNSPDGSYAVAIEGKKLKVYKLSDNGVDRTTLEVRTLKGAWVKGSWSEDSQTFMYETEQDGTASKYTYTVPRSTGK; translated from the coding sequence ATGAAGTGTGGGGAAGAGGTGATGGATTGGATGCAGCGTTATGTGGATCATGAGCTGGGCGAAGAAGAGACGTCCCAATTAATGAACCATATTGCGACTTGCCCGGACTGTGCGGAAAAATTTCTTATTCTTCAGACACTCTCTCGCGAGCTGGAGGAATTGCCTGCGGTTTCCCCGGCGTTCAGCCTGGTGGATTCCATCATGCCTCAGCTTGATGCCATTGACCGCGCACGTGAAGAGCAGGGAAGTGCGCTTCAGGAAATGCAGCCTGTGGCTGTAGAGCCTGGACCAGTGCCTAGACAACGTACCCAGCCTATACCTTGGTGGAATCGAATGGCTGGGCGCGCTGCTATGGGCGTGGCTGCCGCTGCTGTTGTACTGGGGATTGTAGTATTTAACTTCGAGCCTAAAACAGTACAAGATGCGGAAGGCATACTTACTACCCAGTCGCCCGAAGTGACGAATCCGCAGAATCAGACGGAAACTTTTCCAGGTACAGCCAATGGCAGTGGAGGACATGATGCAGCCATTGGTTCGGATTCTACAAAGCAGCCGTCGGAGCAGGGGCAAGAAACGGATGCATCTCAGCCACCTGCGGATAAAGATCCTGGCCTGAGCAAACAAGGTGCAACCAATACAGACGATGAAAAGAACTCTTCCAAACGGGATGCTGGGAAACGTGACGATCAGCGAGCTGGGGAGGAAGATTTGACTAAGTCTGCACCAGCCGAACATTCTTCTCGTCAGGATGAAGGGCAGGGACAGCTACGTACGGATCGTCAGGTGACAAAGGAAAATCCGTCTGCTGGAGATGCTCCTAAATCTGAGGACAAACAGCTAAGTCAGGAAAAATCTGATCAATCCACGATTGCTCCTGATGAACAGTTGGAACCGAAAATGGAAAAAGCACCCTTAGCGGGTACGGGTACTGCTCAGGACGATAATAATGGTAACACAAGTACGAATGATTCATCCTCGTCGCTTAGTCAGGATTTGAAGGTACAGGATCGAATTGCGTCAAATGAAACGTCGAAAGAAGCGACTTCCAGAAGCATCACCAAGGATTCGGGCAATGCCTTGGGAACGGATAGCAGCAATGCAGCTTCTAATGATCAGCAATCATCCGTGTCACAAGACCCGGTTCGTAAAGAAGGCTTTGTATCTAATTCACTGGTCTCTCCGGACAACAATAATGCTTCCAACTATAGTGCCCAATCTGCCTCTACAGATCAGCTCAACTCGCCTGATGGTAGCTATGCGGTGGCTATTGAGGGCAAAAAGCTGAAAGTGTATAAGCTTTCCGATAACGGTGTAGACCGAACAACACTGGAAGTCCGTACTCTAAAAGGTGCCTGGGTCAAAGGAAGCTGGTCGGAAGACAGCCAGACCTTTATGTATGAGACGGAGCAGGATGGGACTGCAAGTAAATATACGTACACCGTTCCGCGCAGCACTGGAAAATAG
- the holA gene encoding DNA polymerase III subunit delta, whose amino-acid sequence MDVKTASKAIRKGDISPVYLLYGSEKYQMKQFVEMLKEKVVEEEHRDFAIIPYDLTETPIEVVVEEAETAPFLVPKKLIIVRDTSVFAAGKDSGKIEHRLETLLTYMDNPTDYSVIVFTVQAEKLDERKKIVKKLKSDASVIAFAPMGGDDLVAWIHKRAGEREVQLAAGAAESLIQFTGTGLQSLAAEIDKLCLYAGAQGTISSADIESLVPRNTEQNVFAMVEDLANLRLDKALSIFYELLKQKEEPIKIAALITRQFRIMLQVKELAGQSYSQQQIASQLSLHPYGVKVAGDQARRFRPEQLRQLLYELGELDYHMKTGVVDKVLGLELFLMKMGAGASI is encoded by the coding sequence ATGGATGTAAAAACAGCCTCTAAGGCTATTCGCAAAGGTGACATTTCGCCAGTGTATTTGCTATACGGTAGTGAAAAATACCAAATGAAGCAGTTTGTTGAGATGCTTAAAGAGAAAGTGGTGGAAGAGGAGCATCGTGACTTCGCCATCATTCCTTATGATTTAACCGAAACGCCAATTGAGGTGGTCGTGGAGGAGGCGGAAACAGCGCCTTTTCTTGTGCCAAAGAAGCTGATTATTGTACGGGATACCAGTGTATTTGCAGCAGGCAAAGATAGCGGTAAGATAGAGCACCGGCTTGAGACGCTGTTGACTTATATGGATAACCCGACTGACTATAGCGTCATCGTTTTTACGGTTCAGGCTGAAAAGTTGGATGAACGGAAAAAGATTGTCAAAAAGCTAAAAAGTGATGCTTCGGTTATTGCCTTTGCTCCAATGGGTGGAGATGATCTTGTGGCTTGGATCCATAAGCGTGCAGGAGAAAGAGAAGTGCAATTGGCTGCAGGAGCTGCTGAAAGCCTCATTCAATTCACAGGTACCGGACTACAATCTTTGGCTGCCGAGATAGACAAGCTCTGCTTGTACGCAGGAGCACAGGGAACGATCTCATCCGCTGATATAGAATCTCTGGTGCCTCGTAACACAGAGCAAAACGTATTTGCGATGGTTGAGGATCTGGCTAATTTGCGGCTAGATAAGGCGCTCAGTATTTTTTATGAGTTGCTTAAGCAAAAAGAGGAACCGATCAAGATTGCCGCTTTGATCACGCGACAGTTCCGTATTATGTTGCAGGTCAAAGAGCTGGCAGGTCAAAGCTATTCCCAGCAACAAATTGCGAGTCAGCTTAGTTTGCATCCTTATGGGGTGAAAGTTGCAGGGGACCAAGCGCGGAGGTTTCGCCCTGAGCAGCTACGTCAGCTTCTCTACGAATTGGGCGAGCTGGATTATCATATGAAAACAGGTGTCGTTGACAAGGTACTGGGATTGGAGCTGTTTTTGATGAAAATGGGTGCGGGGGCTTCGATCTAA
- the rpsT gene encoding 30S ribosomal protein S20 — protein sequence MPNIKSAIKRVKTSDKRRALNASQKSALRTAVKAADTALVGNEAETAAAAFKVASQKLDKAVTKGLIHKNAAARKKSRLAKKLNALTAQA from the coding sequence ATGCCAAACATCAAATCCGCTATCAAACGCGTTAAAACTAGCGACAAACGCCGTGCGTTGAACGCTTCCCAAAAATCCGCGCTTCGTACAGCAGTAAAAGCTGCCGATACAGCGTTGGTAGGTAACGAAGCTGAAACTGCTGCTGCTGCTTTCAAAGTAGCTTCCCAAAAGCTGGACAAGGCTGTAACTAAAGGTCTGATCCACAAAAATGCAGCTGCTCGCAAGAAATCTCGCTTGGCGAAAAAACTTAACGCTCTTACAGCTCAAGCGTAA
- the lepA gene encoding translation elongation factor 4, whose product MTDILARQRKIRNFSIIAHIDHGKSTLADRILEYTGALTSREMQEQVLDQMELERERGITIKLQAVRLTYKADDGEEYILNLIDTPGHVDFTYEVSRSLAACEGALLVVDAAQGIEAQTLANVYLALDNNLEILPVLNKIDLPSADPERVKQEIEDVIGLDTSETVHASAKAGIGIKEILEQVVRSVPAPQGNPDNPLKALIFDSHYDPYKGVIVYVRVVDGSIRAGSKIKMMATDKTFEVIEVGAFMPRMNIVDELNIGDVGFIVAGIKHVGDTRVGDTVTDAKNPTLEPMPGYRKINPMVYCGLYPIETSEYNDLREALEKLQLNDASLSFEPETSSALGFGFRCGFLGLLHMDVIQERIEREFNIPLITTAPSVIYRIKLTNGETIQIDNPSNYPEIGRIEHVEEPYVKAGIIVPNDYVGTVMELCQTKRGEYVNMEYLDTTRVTITYQIPLSEIVYDFFDQLKSSTKGYASFDYEISGYRQSNLVKMDILLNGEQVDALSFIVHRDRAYHRGRIICEKLRELIPRQMFEVPIQASVGTKVVARETVKAMRKNVLAKCYGGDISRKRKLLEKQKEGKKRMKQVGNVEVPQEAFMAVLKIDE is encoded by the coding sequence ATGACTGACATTTTGGCAAGACAACGTAAAATTCGGAACTTTAGTATCATTGCACATATAGACCATGGTAAATCCACGCTGGCTGACCGGATTCTAGAATATACCGGTGCACTCACTTCCCGTGAAATGCAGGAGCAAGTGCTTGACCAGATGGAGCTGGAACGGGAGCGCGGAATTACGATCAAGCTCCAGGCAGTGCGACTCACTTATAAGGCCGATGACGGCGAAGAGTACATTTTGAATTTGATTGATACACCGGGACACGTCGATTTTACGTATGAGGTATCCCGTAGTTTGGCAGCCTGTGAAGGTGCTTTGCTGGTAGTAGACGCCGCGCAGGGAATCGAGGCACAGACGTTGGCTAACGTATATTTGGCGTTGGACAACAATCTGGAGATTTTGCCTGTGCTTAACAAGATTGATTTGCCAAGTGCTGATCCTGAGCGGGTAAAGCAGGAAATCGAGGATGTTATCGGCTTGGATACGAGCGAGACCGTACATGCCTCAGCCAAAGCTGGAATCGGCATCAAAGAAATTTTGGAACAGGTGGTCAGAAGTGTGCCTGCTCCGCAAGGTAATCCGGATAATCCGCTCAAGGCACTCATTTTCGATTCGCACTATGATCCTTATAAAGGCGTTATCGTATATGTTCGCGTTGTGGATGGTAGTATCCGAGCCGGTTCGAAAATTAAAATGATGGCGACTGACAAAACGTTTGAGGTTATTGAAGTTGGTGCTTTTATGCCGCGTATGAACATCGTGGACGAGCTGAACATCGGTGATGTTGGCTTTATCGTTGCCGGTATCAAGCATGTGGGTGATACGCGTGTCGGGGATACAGTGACAGATGCAAAAAATCCAACATTAGAACCGATGCCAGGTTATCGGAAAATTAATCCGATGGTATATTGTGGCTTGTATCCAATCGAAACATCGGAGTATAACGATCTACGTGAGGCGCTTGAAAAGCTACAACTGAACGATGCTTCGCTCAGTTTTGAGCCGGAAACATCAAGCGCGTTGGGTTTTGGCTTCCGTTGCGGCTTCCTTGGTCTGCTTCATATGGACGTTATCCAGGAACGGATTGAACGTGAATTTAACATTCCGCTGATTACAACGGCACCAAGTGTTATTTACCGCATAAAGTTGACGAATGGGGAAACGATCCAGATCGACAATCCATCGAATTATCCGGAAATCGGACGGATTGAACATGTGGAAGAGCCCTATGTAAAAGCAGGCATTATCGTCCCTAATGATTACGTGGGTACGGTGATGGAGCTTTGTCAAACCAAACGTGGTGAGTATGTAAATATGGAATACCTGGATACGACACGGGTAACCATTACGTATCAAATTCCACTGTCTGAAATCGTATATGATTTCTTCGATCAGCTTAAATCAAGTACCAAAGGCTATGCTTCCTTTGATTATGAGATTTCAGGCTATCGCCAGTCCAACCTGGTGAAAATGGATATTTTGTTGAATGGCGAGCAGGTCGATGCACTGTCGTTCATCGTGCATAGAGATCGGGCTTATCATCGCGGACGTATTATCTGTGAGAAGCTGCGCGAGCTAATTCCGCGTCAAATGTTTGAGGTGCCGATCCAGGCATCTGTAGGAACAAAGGTTGTGGCGCGTGAAACCGTTAAGGCGATGCGTAAAAACGTCTTGGCCAAATGTTATGGCGGCGATATTTCTCGTAAACGGAAGCTGCTTGAAAAGCAAAAAGAGGGCAAAAAGCGTATGAAGCAGGTCGGTAACGTAGAAGTACCTCAGGAAGCATTTATGGCGGTACTGAAAATAGATGAGTAA
- a CDS encoding stage II sporulation protein P gives MKKIQTWNVGRWRRKGIEILAMGHTLVLLIMGSALLFVILGLGGLAENRLQTSPVSSMKGLAGSVSSGFFADMLGMEVPHLAQKKQQSSLSGEQWSPFVFQMLTGINPQDPKSLISREIPGMSAGAPVLLRKGSGNIKVEGPTDYQPDQGTTDAPGGSDASENPPTNTPNIPTTPETDPVREDHPGDTAKGDKRILIYHSHPREAYNPLLSKTSSNPNSGSKSANVSRVGDFVKKRLEKQGISTLHVNKDYATTVQNYNWNYSYKYSRETVKEALAGNKGLTYLLDIHRDSQRHGKTTATINGLSYAKVYFIIGHDNKNWRENEAFAARIHEKLEKSYHGVSRGVWGKDGGKGNNGEYNQSLSSHSILIEIGGIDNTEEELKRTSDVLADMIGEVYWEDQKAQKAGTNVSDTKKSNSDN, from the coding sequence ATGAAAAAAATTCAGACCTGGAACGTCGGAAGATGGAGAAGAAAAGGGATCGAAATTTTGGCGATGGGACATACGCTTGTGCTGCTGATCATGGGCTCGGCGCTTTTATTTGTCATTTTGGGGCTAGGGGGATTGGCAGAAAATCGTCTACAAACATCTCCTGTTTCTTCGATGAAAGGATTGGCAGGCTCGGTGTCCAGCGGTTTTTTTGCGGATATGCTAGGTATGGAAGTACCTCATTTGGCACAAAAGAAGCAGCAATCTTCGTTGTCGGGTGAACAATGGTCGCCTTTTGTATTTCAGATGCTTACAGGCATTAATCCGCAGGATCCCAAAAGTCTCATTTCTCGTGAGATTCCTGGCATGTCTGCAGGAGCACCTGTCTTGCTGCGCAAGGGTTCGGGGAACATCAAGGTAGAGGGTCCTACGGATTATCAGCCCGATCAGGGAACGACGGATGCTCCTGGTGGCTCAGATGCATCTGAGAACCCACCGACTAATACGCCGAATATTCCGACAACACCGGAAACAGATCCGGTACGTGAGGATCATCCAGGTGATACGGCCAAAGGGGACAAGCGCATATTAATCTACCATTCTCATCCCAGAGAAGCATATAACCCACTACTTAGCAAAACCAGTTCCAATCCCAATTCAGGTTCTAAATCGGCCAATGTGTCAAGGGTAGGGGACTTTGTAAAGAAGAGGCTGGAAAAGCAGGGGATATCCACACTGCATGTAAACAAGGATTATGCTACTACAGTTCAAAATTACAATTGGAACTATTCCTATAAATATTCACGCGAAACAGTCAAGGAAGCTTTAGCAGGAAATAAAGGTTTAACTTATTTGCTTGATATCCATCGGGATTCACAACGTCATGGAAAAACAACAGCAACCATTAATGGACTTTCTTATGCCAAGGTGTATTTTATTATCGGACATGACAACAAAAATTGGCGCGAAAATGAAGCTTTTGCTGCTCGTATTCATGAAAAGCTGGAAAAATCGTATCATGGCGTATCACGTGGTGTATGGGGGAAAGATGGTGGCAAAGGCAACAACGGTGAATACAATCAAAGCTTGTCTTCGCATAGCATTTTAATTGAAATCGGGGGTATTGATAACACCGAGGAGGAGTTGAAACGGACCTCGGACGTTTTGGCGGACATGATCGGTGAAGTGTATTGGGAAGATCAGAAAGCTCAGAAAGCGGGCACTAATGTATCGGATACAAAAAAGAGCAACAGCGATAATTAA
- a CDS encoding RNA polymerase sigma factor encodes MVEQGLIRAAQSGDRDALITLLREIEQHVYRTAYYILNNEQDAMDASQEALIRIYSKINSYEEKAQFKTWVQRIVTNICIDKFRRTKPSVSIDEHDMIFNDPQNVEVEVLTSYMAQDVREAIQQLPEHHRTVIVLRYLQDFSYNEIADSLDLPLNTVKSYLYRARQQLQGLLQEYQKGGVSG; translated from the coding sequence GTGGTAGAGCAGGGACTCATTCGAGCCGCTCAATCGGGCGATCGCGACGCTCTCATTACCCTATTAAGAGAGATAGAACAGCATGTGTACCGTACGGCATATTACATTCTAAACAATGAGCAGGACGCCATGGATGCTTCACAAGAAGCCCTCATACGGATCTATTCCAAAATTAACTCTTATGAGGAAAAAGCGCAGTTTAAAACCTGGGTCCAACGCATTGTAACGAATATATGCATCGACAAATTCAGAAGAACGAAGCCCTCGGTTTCCATTGACGAGCACGACATGATATTCAACGATCCCCAAAATGTGGAGGTCGAGGTGTTGACCTCTTACATGGCACAGGATGTTCGTGAGGCTATACAACAGCTTCCGGAGCACCACCGGACGGTAATTGTCTTAAGATATTTGCAGGATTTCTCCTATAACGAGATTGCAGATTCTCTGGATTTGCCGCTAAATACGGTCAAGTCATACTTGTATCGTGCAAGACAGCAATTGCAAGGGCTACTTCAGGAATATCAGAAAGGTGGTGTATCAGGATGA
- the hemW gene encoding radical SAM family heme chaperone HemW: MTASIQKHEHSSAPQAVYLHIPFCTNKCFYCDFNSYVLKDQPVMEYLYALEREMEHTVKLHPPGEIKTIFVGGGTPTTLNPKEMEYFLKSVRTYFPHWAEDIEFSMEANPGTTDFEKLSVMKEGGVNRLSFGVQAFQNELLTGIGRIHSTDDVYRSLENARKVGLDNLSIDLMFGLPNQTVEMLHESVSRALELELPHYSIYSLKVEENTLFHTLYQKNQLPLPHEDDELEMYLLLMRRMKEAGYEQYEISNFAKPGLGSKHNMTYWRNEDYYGLGAGAHGYVGRERHMNIKGINPYVEASRNGLPRLDSFEVPAAEAMEDFLMVGLRMLEGVSKSRFEAQFGQALEDTFTAPLGKMLNAGLIESIEDGYRLSERGILFGNDVFAEFIGSITVNS; this comes from the coding sequence ATGACCGCATCCATACAAAAACATGAACATTCATCCGCGCCTCAAGCGGTTTACCTGCATATACCTTTTTGCACGAATAAATGCTTTTACTGTGATTTCAACTCTTATGTGCTCAAGGATCAACCTGTTATGGAATATCTGTATGCACTGGAACGGGAGATGGAACATACAGTTAAGCTTCACCCACCAGGAGAGATTAAAACTATTTTTGTCGGGGGTGGAACACCAACTACCCTAAATCCGAAAGAAATGGAATATTTCCTGAAGAGCGTCCGAACCTACTTCCCGCATTGGGCGGAAGATATTGAGTTCTCCATGGAAGCTAATCCAGGTACCACTGATTTTGAAAAACTCTCTGTGATGAAAGAAGGCGGCGTCAATCGACTCAGCTTTGGCGTACAGGCTTTTCAGAATGAGCTACTCACAGGCATAGGTCGTATTCACAGTACAGATGACGTATATCGTAGTTTGGAAAACGCACGTAAGGTTGGCTTGGACAACCTGTCGATTGACCTGATGTTCGGTTTGCCGAATCAAACAGTGGAGATGCTGCATGAAAGCGTCAGTAGAGCGCTAGAGTTGGAGCTTCCTCATTACTCTATCTACAGTTTGAAGGTTGAAGAAAACACGCTCTTCCACACGCTGTACCAGAAAAATCAGCTACCGCTTCCACATGAGGATGACGAACTGGAAATGTACTTACTCCTCATGCGTCGCATGAAAGAAGCGGGCTATGAACAGTATGAGATTAGTAATTTCGCAAAACCAGGCTTGGGGAGCAAGCACAACATGACCTATTGGCGAAATGAGGACTATTACGGTCTCGGAGCTGGGGCACATGGATATGTTGGCAGAGAGCGCCATATGAACATTAAGGGCATTAACCCTTATGTGGAGGCTAGTCGTAATGGTTTGCCGCGTCTAGATAGCTTTGAGGTGCCAGCGGCGGAAGCCATGGAGGATTTTCTTATGGTCGGTTTGAGAATGCTAGAGGGCGTTTCCAAGTCTCGCTTTGAAGCTCAATTCGGTCAGGCGTTGGAGGATACGTTTACTGCTCCTCTTGGAAAAATGCTCAATGCGGGGTTAATCGAATCGATTGAGGACGGTTATCGTTTGAGTGAACGTGGCATTTTATTCGGAAATGATGTATTTGCAGAGTTTATTGGTTCAATCACGGTAAATTCATAA